In the Cellvibrio sp. KY-GH-1 genome, GCGCATACCACCCACACGCAGAAATGGAAGCACCGCAATTGCCATTCCGATAATCCCAACACCACCGATCCAATTAAGTAATGACCGCCACAAAAGAATGTCTTTGGGCATTGCATCCAAACCTGCCATTACTGAGGAACCTGTAGTGGTAATACCCGATACCGCTTCAAACACCGCATCAGCAACGCCTAGCGGTTTAGATATAAATAGGAAAGGTAGGGCACTGAACAGCGACACTCCGGTCCACGCGCAGGTGGTAATCAAAAATACCTGCCTTGGTTGCATAAAATCGAAGTGATGTTTCCGACCGATTAGTAAAAAAACGATTCCCGCTATACTGGTTATAGTGGCGGAAGAGAAAAAGGCGAGCTGGTTGTCACTATCGTAAGCAATCGACAGTGCCAGCGGTATTAGCATAAACAATGCAAGAATATTCAGGATTGCGCCCAGAATCAGCAGCGTAGGCCCCAGTAATTTCATAGTATTTGACTTATCGATATGGCAGAAAATTGCCCGCATTCTAAACGCTGGTCGACTGGGAGCCTATGGGGAATGGATATATATTTTGTAAAACTTGCCGGTGAGGGATAGATCTCACCGGCGACGCCTTAGTAGGGCTGAGTGGTCTCGGCATAGATCAGAGTGACATACAGATTCACTATATGGGGCGACTGCTGCATAAATACCGTAAGATCGGTCTCCATTCCCAAGCTCATCAGCTGTGTTTTGCGCTCATTAACATAGCGCTCCGCGGCCCGCTCCAACACCTCGCGAAAAACCAATGGCTGCTGAAAGCGCATTTGCGGATTATTAATACAGAATTGAGTATAGGCATAGAGCGCCTCAACCATGGCACTTTTGTAGTAGGCGGGATGTAATTGGTGTGTCAATTGATCTATATGATGAGCGAAGCTCTCCTCTCCAGGAGTCATGGAACGGCGGGTTGTTTTGCAATCGAGCGTGAAACGCTGCCCATTCGCATTGCTAAACACAAGATACTCAGCAAACATCAGACTATGCCAAATATCCTTGAGAAAGTTTTCATCAAAATGCGTAATCAAACCGCGCGCCGTACGCCACTCCAACCAGTCAGTCTCCATTGCATCTGAGAGTACAGGATTTTCATCATCCGCATTTTCGTTATGGTGGATTTTGTACGGCGTAACGTGATTGATCCCTTGGGCAAATACTTTTTTGCGCGAGGTTAAAATGGTGCGAATTTTTTTGTACAGTTTGGCCGGGGATTGCAATCCTAACCATTCAATCATGGATACGTCTTCCGCGTCGCCTTTATCCATACCACACAGCAACATGAAGTTACGCAACTGAACAGAATGCAACCCGTCAAAAAGCTTTGGTTCTGAACGAATCAATGATCCTATGGCAGAAATTAACTCTTGAACCAAGGTGCGTTCTAATAAATCCGGAAATAATTGGCGCACACTTTCGAAGTAAGATGCATTCGAGAAAGACTGATCAACCTTAATTTCGGTGAAATTATTGTCACCTACCGTAATGCTTAAATTTCGCGCAGCAAGTAGAGTCAAGCTATCACCCAAATCAGTTAAGGTGTAATTTAGTTGTGAAAAGCAAAAACGCGCCAACAACCAATAATTTACTTTTTGCGAGCGATAATACACATCTCTAATTAAATCTTTAATGGTAATTATTGCACCATTAATTCCAATGTTATCGGTCAGCTTGTGCTTTTTGATGTACATTGAAAATTTTCGATAGGTTATAATATCGCTTTCGGTGTAGAATTTTTCCAATAACAACGCCGCTTCAGGCTCCAATTGAGCAGATTGCAAAGCGTCATCATGTACACTGGCCGCTTGCATCTGATTGCTCATTGAAGTTACATGAAAATTCGGGATAGTTAAGCTATTTACGCGTGATGCTCGATAAGCAAGATTAGCGGATGCGTAACCTACATACTCTTCTTTATTGCGTAATTGATAATCACGTAATACCTCAAATAAAAGCTCCGCATTCGGAACTTTATAAAGACGATGATCAATTAATAGCGTAAATACCGCAACTTCCGAACTAATCCAGTTTTTATAAATAAACTGAATCTCCTGAATCAAACTTTCTATGACCCATTGTGCATCGTAGCGACGATAATCTTCACGCTCACTTTGGAGCCAGGATAAACTCAAATAAATTTTATTATTGATTTCATAGGTTTGTGAGGTTGCTAAACTTTGCACCCGACGCCGCGGACGCCCGCTGAGACCAAGTGATTTATTTTCACCAATATGGGCATAGGCTTCCATCAGGCTGGAAGCTGACAATACTCCCATGGGTTTTAAATCTTGAATAGTTTCAGCAATAACGCCGTATTTGGCCAAATGCTGTTTAACAGTCTCATTTTCAGCGAGCACAACGAGTGCGATACTGGATTTGATAAAACGGGTAGAGCGCCTGCGCATTTTTAATGGATCGAGGTCATCGCTACTCACCAAACCTTCATCCAGCATTAAACCCGTAAGATATAAACTTTGTGCCCAAACCAACGGAATATTTTCGTTGGGAACACGGGTCTGCGAACGCGGGCTTTTCTTTTCCGCTTCAATATTTTCCAGCGGCAAATAGTAGAGTTCCGGCAATAACCCTATGCCATCTACATAAACCATTAAGGATTCGAGCTTTTTGCGATAGTGCTTAGCCGTTGCTTCACTTCCATCAAATAACGCCGTTATATAAAGGTAAGTGAAAAATAGTGGCCATTCCGATTCAACGTGAGCAAAATTACCCAGCTCATCGTGTTCATAATAGATGCGTGAGCTTTCTTCCAAAACGGTTTGATGGCCGTCCCACAAAAAGCGTTTACACCCGTAGTTTCCCCCCAGCTTGGTCAACACCGAGTCGCGAGTTTGAGTGGCTAGCGTTTCTTTGCCGACGGCAAAGGCCGGAAACCCGATGATACTCAAGAGTGCACTGTCTGTTTCTTTGGATAGCGATTCGCGGGGTAGGAGTGAGGCGAGGGTGGTTCTCGCTAATGAGATGGCGTCGGCAATAACATGGATCACCGCCCTTTTATCGCCATGCTTCCCAAACAGGTTAAACCCGTCTAGAGCTTGTAGTGCCGCTTTTGCCATACCGACTGAACTGGCATTGATTTCTGTCTTGCCGTTGTTAACCTTATTGCCACGCTCCCAGATTCCATAATCCGGCGTGCGATAGGCACTGGCGATGTAGTAAACCAGATTCTGGACAAAATCGACTTCATCGTGCGTACACACAATGCGCAATCCTGATGCGCTCATCTGTGCCAGCATTAGTAGAAATACGGAAGTAGCGTCGATTTGCAAATGACCCCAAGCATCATCGGCAACTACAGGTAATCCGGTGGCCGTATCGTATTTGGCGTGAAGTGCGTCGCCGTTATCTAGCGACAATTTAAACGCTTCAACCTTATGAGCCTGACGCATCATGGACTGTAACAAGCCGCGCATTAGCTTGATGGTTGACTGGTCCAGTTCATCGCTTTTGTGAGGTTCCCCCTGGTGCCTGAAAGCCATCCCAAGAGTCCAAACGCAGACAATCGAATAAACGTTATCCCGCACCCAGGCATCGGTGTAGTCACCATGGTTATTAATTGCGGTACTGGCAGGAAGCAATCCGGTTACCGGATGCTGTTTACTTAGAATTACTGTTTGAACTTCCGCGTATAAACGCTCCAACAGTTGTGTATGCTTCATAGAGCCTTCGCTATCTAGAGAGTTAGCGACCTTCGATCGGTACAGCAAAAAACAGGGGCTGAAGATGGTGTGTTGTAGAGATATTTATCCAATACCCAATTTCGCATAATGGGCGGTTGGGCTTATGTTACAGGGCCGCTAGGCCCGAATTCGACGCCGTGATAATTGCCGAAGGCAACCACGGCTAGAATTTATACATAGGCCCTGTTATGCGAAATTTTTCAGCCTTTTTTTGATCGGGTCATTTTAGTGTTACTTAATACTAGCAGCGATCATGCCGTTTTAACTACCCTAACTCTGACGCCACCACTCCTGATTACCCTAAAACAATTTTGCACTCTGTTGGGGCCTTCCTGAGCATATTTGCACACAAACCGACTTAGCCTGTGAAGGGAGCTTCCAGCGACCGCCCATAGGCGTTATGTCGGCCCTTGCCCTTTAGGGCATTGGGTATGCGTCTGCACATTTCCCGACGTCGGGAAATCGTTATCTGGTTCTCTCCGGATTTGTTTTTCAATGGAATCAATGACTTACAAACCAAAAAAAGAAAATGGTTTTCGTAAGCTTTTGATTTATAAGGAGAATTCGACCCTCTCTCCCAGGATTAGGATTTCATCAGGCCGCGAAGGGGTACGGGTGTCAGTTACACCCGTACTTTGCCCCGGTTTCCCGGTGTAACTATGTTAAATCATCAATCCTTTTCATTGCTTCATTTGCCGTTAAAGGCCTTGGGGTGCTGTTATTTTCAATTGTTTTTTCGGGGGCTTTTTGTAACTCTGAAGTAGCTTCTACAACCCTTACAAGGGCTTGATGGGGATAGCTGTGATTGAATGCTACCCCTCCAACAGGCTTCCACCCTTGGCTTAGTTTCTCTGCTACTTTTTGCTCAAAGTCTTCAAAGCCTTTGTCGCTAACTATTACCTTGTATTCCACTTTTTTCATTTGTCGTTTTTTTCTTTAATTCTTTGATTTTCAAGGTTTTTTGCTAGTTTTAGCCATAAGTCCCTTGATTCCTTGTTTTTCGCTTTTAATGCCATGCTCACGGCAAGTATTTCAATAGGATCGATGTTTAGTATCTGAGCTATCCGGATGGCATTTTTTTCTGCTACACCTGATCCTTTTTGTATGTTAGTCCAAGCTTGTTTTTGCATTCCCAGATATTCCATAGTTTCTGGGTAAGTCTTTAAATTCAAAAGACTTTTTACGCTTTCAATATAAGGGACTAGTGTTTTCATGCCAAAATGGTAAATCACTGCTTGACCTCTTGCACGGTAAATTGATAATTTACTGGTCAATTGGCTATTTACTGCCATTTTTCAAGGCATGAGGATTAGCGGTGTTTTTTGACTGGTTAACAGTGCATCAGGATCATGATTTTCAGCTTCCGATACTGGCTGACCGCCATTTCATCGCTGTTGATACTGCATCCGGTGAGGATTTAGGCATTAAACAGGATACGTTGCAGCATGAAGGCAGCTATTCCACGTCGATAAACATCCGTATTTCTGGCAACCGCGTTACTGTCTCTGGCAACCCCTCACGCATTAACCGCATTGAAAATCTTTTTGGTTTAACGTCACTTGATCAATGCATCGCTGTTTACAACAAAATTTTAATTCAATACGGCTTACCGCCATTTACTCCATGCACAAAGGTTTGGCATTCGGTGGGGGAGGGTGGTCGTATTAATACCTTCACTGATGGTGCTGTATTCGAAGAGATTCACATCACCAGCAATTTAACAACCGGTACAGTTGTTCATGATATTACCGGCCCGCAATCCGATTTATTTAAAAACCACGATGTTGCTGTCGATACGTTCATCAGAGCGATATCAACACTGCCTTATAAAAATTCAATTCCGCGCTTACACGCTAACGGTAAAACCTGCGATTGGTTAACCAAGAAAGGCACTGGCGGAACGTTAATTTATCCATCCGTGTACAACAAAGCTTACGAACTTGAGTTACACACACTCCCAAAAATCAAGCGCAAATTTGGCGACCAATCTCCCGAGTATCAGTACCTGTTAAACGTTATTGAGTACTGTCATCAGCACGGTGTCGCACGCTTCGAACAGAAATTAAAAAGCGCTTTTATTCGTCGCAATCATTTACGTTTTTATGGCTTATTCAATGCTGTTAAAGGTCATAAATTTTTGCAATCCGTTCACGACGATTTTTTAAACATCCACAATAAATTGCAGGTGGAGCATATGTCATTGGAATCTATCACTGAAAAATTAATTTCAAATGGTATTTGTGAAAATACTAGATCCGCTAATACAACTACGTTGTACGCCATTCAGTGGATGCATGGTCACAAGTTTGATCTTACAAAGACTCAGGTTCAAACCCACCGCGCACGTTTGCGCCAGATCGGTATTGATATCGCGTTGCCTTGCGATTTAACCAAGTTCAGTTTGGTAACCGTTAAATCGGCTACGCAAATTAACGTGGGTCAGTTGCTGATACCTAACTGGTATCGCCGTCCCAATCATTTGCAATTGGCTGCTTAATTTCGTAACGCGCGTTACGAAATTATTTGAGGGTAGGGCAGTGAAAGACAAACGCGACAAAAGCACAGCAGATATTTTTACCGGCCAACGTCCTGTTGGTCGTCCACGTCTCCACCAGTCAAACGCTGACAAACAGCGTTTATATCGTCAACGTAAGAAAGAGGCTTTGTTATGTCAGTAGTTATCGAAATCGCTTCAACGCAAGTGCAAACCCGTTCCGGTACATCACAAAAGGGTAAGCCTTACACCATCAACGAGCAGGCCGCTTATATGCATATCGGCCAGCCGTATCCGGTGCAGATAAAAATCAATTTGGAGAATGGCCAGCCACCGTATCAGCCCGGCAATTACGATTTGCATCCGCAATCATTTTCTGCTGATCGCTTTGGTGGTATTTCAGTTCGCCCGTTGTTGGTTCCTCGTCCTGCTGAGCAACGTCAACAGCCTTCGGTTAAAGCAGGTTAATCATGCAAGACGTAATTTATTTTGCAATTTACCCGGTGCTTATTGTCATCGGTGTTATAGCAGCAAATTACGTCTCAAAGCGTCACAAAGGTAATTGATATGGACGCCGATTTGTTACAACAAATTTTTGATCTTTTGTTTGTTGCCTCTCATTGCTTTGCCGCAATGAAGGGCTGGCAAGCAGGGAGTACCCGCTAATGACTGCATCAGATGTTGCATTATTTATTGGCGGGTTGTTTGGCTGTTGGTGCCTCGGTTGGGGTACTGCATTTGTTTTTACTGTAATCAAGCAATTTATGGAGAAAATCTAATGAACTCAATTTTTGGTGTTTTACGTTCACGCGGTGCAAGTGTTAAAGCTGCTGTTGCTGTCGCCTTGTTGGTTTCTGCTGCTGGTGCTCATGCTGAGTTGCCAGAGTGGGCAAGCGGTATTGGCGAAAAAATATCAGGTGCTATTGCCGATTCTGCCGCAATGGTCGGCCCATTATTTGCCGCCGCGTTGGTTGCTGGTTTGATTTTCAAACTTGTTAAACGTTTCACCAACAAAGTGTAACAACGCAATAACCGCACAGGCGCAGCCTGTGGGGTTATGAAGTTGTTATTTTTTGTTGTGCAATCCCTAAAACCCGCACTTTCACACCCGCTGAATTTGCGGGTTTTTTAATGGGCTAATTTATGCGGTATTTGATTTTATTTTCTCTTTTGTTTTTTTCTTCTTTTTCATTTGCGCAACAAATGAGTTGTGTTGGTGATGCTGGCGGCGCTAACGATTGCGGAACGCGCGGCGGCAATCCTACCAAAATTTCTAACGGTGCCTCTGTTTGCGTAAATAATCATAATTTATTTGTCTATGACCGCGCTTGCGGTGCTGGAACTGTTAACCCTACCGGCTCAGTTTATAAGTGTTGGAACTCGTGTTCTTGCTCCCCCCCTTATGAGTTGACTACCATTCTTGAACAGGGCAATTGGGTTTCCAAATGTGTCATTCCCGGCGGTGATCCCGGTGATGGTGATGAGTGTGAATCCGGCCAACCAAAAGTTTATGATCCTTCAACCGGCCAGATGGTTTGCCCCGGTTCCGGTGATGGCAGTAGTAGCGCTGCTGCGTCATCGCAATCTTGTGTTGTTCCCGGTGATTTTAATGGTGATTGTGTTCCTGACACTGCAAGCTCTGAATCAAATAGCTCGCCTCCTGCGTCTGCTGCTAATTCTTCTCCGCCTTCATCAGCTTCTGCATCGTCGCCGCCGTCTTCAACTGGTGGTGATTCTGACGGTGGTGGTGGCGGTGGTGGTGGCGGCGGTGGTGGCTCCGGTAGTGGTGCGCAAAATAGTTCGTCACCTTCTGGCTCAAATTCTTCGTGGACTCCTTATGCCCAATACGGCAATTGGATTCCTGTATCCGCTGACTCCAATTGCCCAAATAAATATAAAGATGCTTCGGGCCAGTGGTGGTGTAGTGGCTCGACTGGCTCTAATACATCTGCAAAAGGTGAATGTGATCCTACGTCTAAGGATTATTTAGCCTGTATTACGCAATCTGGTGTTAATAATTCTTCCGGCTCTAACTCTTCTGAGTGCAATCCTTCCATGTCTAATTATTTGGATTGCTCCGGTAAGCTTTCCGAATCTCAAGGCAAGATTTCAGAGTTAGCCGATAAATTTTCTGAGTCTACAGATAAGGAAATGGAGAAATTTAAAAAGGCCGTTGATGATGATTTGACTAACTTCCAGCGCGACGGCCTTTCTTTTAAAGATCAGCCTTCTATTTTGCGATCTGCGTTGGTTGCTTTTTTGCCTGTTTCACGCTCTTGCAATCCGCCACCGTTAAAAATTATGGGTTCAACCTATGAGCTTGATTGCGAATATTTCGAGCTTTTCAAATCTGCATTTGGTTGGTTTTTGGCGGTGCTCACTGTCTGGAATATTTGGCAGTTAGCTATCAGACCTGTTGATCGATAGTGGGGTTATTTATGCATTACATAGTTATTGCTATTACTTTTTTAGCCACGTTTCTAGCAGATATTTTTACGCGCTCTGTTGGTGTTGTTTTTGAGATTCTTACTAAGCGCATTTTAATTATTGCTTCATGCCTTACTGTTCTTGCTGCTTTTGTGGTTGCTTTTTATGCGTTGATTTTGACCTTGGTTAATTCAATATCTGCCACACTGCCGCCGTTCTTTTCTGCCGCCGCGTCCATGGTTGTACCTGATAATTTTATTACTATCGTTTCTATCCAGATCACTGCGCGCATTGCCCGTTGGGCCTATGAATGGAATGTCAAAGTTTTGCAATGGAGGCTCTAACGTGTCTGTTTATATTGTCACTGGCAAACTTGGTAATGGTAAAACCTTGGTCACTGTGGGTCGCATTGGTGATGCCATTAGGGCAGGGTGCCGCGTTGCTACCAATCTTGATATCAATTTAAAAAATATGTTTGGTCGACATGCAAAAAATATCAATTTGATGCGCATACCTGACAAGCCAAACATTGATGATTTAAATGCGATCGGCAAAGGATATGAGGGCAGGGACTATGATGAAAACAAATTTGGAATTTTGGTTTTGGATGAATGCGGTACTTGGTTTAATTCGCGCAATTGGCAGGATAAAACCCGTAAGGATGTGAACGACTGGTTTTTACATGCGCGCAAATTGGGCTGGCATGTTTACATTATCATTCAGGACATTTCGATGCTTGATTCACAGGCCCGCGATGCAATCGGTGAATTGCTGGTTACCTGTAAGCGACTGGATAAAATTCGTGTTCCGTTTATTGCGCCCCTTGTTAAAACGCTCACCGGAATTAATTTAACCATGCCTCGTATACATCGAGCGAAAGTTACTTATGCCGATGGTCTTGTTAGTGATGTCTGGGTTTATCGCGGTAACAATCTTTTTCGCTGCTATGACACTCGCCAAAGCTTTATCCAGAATTACCCGCACGCAACCCATAGTTTATTAACCCCATGGCACCTTTACGGCCGCCATGCTGTTGAGATGAATTGGAGCAATATCATGAGGATTACGAGAATTTACTGGAAACGTTTTGCTAGTCCGGTTTCCTTGGCAACTGGTCTTTTGCTGGGTGCGTTTGCCATGCTGTTGCATTCCCAACCGACTGTTTTGCCGCAACCCGTTAACCAGGTGAATTTGTCCTCACAGGCACCAGTTTTGCCAGCGTCACCGGCACCGGCTAAAAACCCGTTTGATGGCTCCAAAATTTATGTTGTTGGCGACTTGTCCGGACAGCTGTTATTTCAGGTCGATTTGCCCGGCGGTAGTTATATCGGTATCACTGAGGCTGAACTGGTGAGTTTGGGTTTTGACGTTGTAAAGCTTTCGCGTGGCGTGGTTAAGCTTACGTTTGAGTCTGAATTGATTTATGCGTTGCCGAAACCTAGCGCGCCCATGGTCGCCGATCGCTCTGTAACGGTTTCTGGTGCTGTTGGCGGGGATAATTGACCTGACCCTAGGATAATCGTCAATTTCGCATAATGGGCGGTTGGGCTTATGTTACAGGGCCGCTAGGCCCGAATTCGACGCCGTGATAATTGCCGAAGGCAACCACGGCTAGAATTTATACATAGGCCCTGTTATGCGAAATTTTTCAGCCTTTTTTTGATCGGGTCATTTTAGTGTTACTTAATACTAGCAGCGATCATGCCGTTTTAACTACCCTAACTCTGACGCCACCACTCCTGATTACCCTAAAACAATTTTGCACTCTGTTGGGGCCTTCCTGAGCATATTTGCACACAAACCGACTTAGCCTGTGAAGGGAGCTTCCAGCGACCGCCCATAGGCGTTATGTCGGCCCTTGCCCTTTAGGGCATTGGGTATGCGTCTGCACATTTCCCGACGTCGGGAAATCGTTATCTGGTTCTCTCCGGATTTGTTTTTCAATGGAATCAATGACTTACAAACCAAAAAAAGAAAATGGTTTTCGTAAGCTTTTGATTTATAAGGAGAATTCGACCCTCTCTCCCAGGATTAGGATTTCATCAGGCCGCGAAGGGGTACGGGTGTCAGTTACACCCGTACTTTGCCCCGGTTTCCCGGTGTAACTATGTTAAATCATCAATCCTTTTCATTGCTTCATTTGCCGTTAAAGGCCTTGGGGTGCTGTTATTTTCAATTGTTTTTTCGGGGGCTTTTTGTAACTCTGAAGTAGCTTCTACAACCCTTACAAGGGCTTGATGGGGATAGCTGTGATTGAATGCTACCCCTCCAACAGGCTTCCACCCTTGGCTTAGTTTCTCTGCTACTTTTTGCTCAAAGTCTTCAAAGCCTTTGTCGCTAACTATTACCTTGTATTCCACTTTTTTCATTTGTCGTTTTTTTCTTTAATTCTTTGATTTTCAAGGTTTTTTGCTAGTTTTAGCCATAAGTCCCTTGATTCCTTGTTTTTCGCTTTTAATGCCATGCTCACGGCAAGTATTTCAATAGGATCGATGTTTAGTATCTGAGCTATCCGGATGGCATTTTTTTCTGCTACACCTGATCCTTTTTGTATGTTAGTCCAAGCTTGTTTTTGCATTCCCAGATATTCCATAGTTTCTGGGTAAGTCTTTAAATTCAAAAGACTTTTTACGCTTTCAATATAAGGGACTAGTGTTTTCATGCCAAAATGGTAAATCACTGCTTGACCTCTTGCACGGTAAATTGATAATTTACTGGTCAATTGGCTATTTACTGCCATTTTTCAAGGCATGAGGATTAGCGGTGTTTTTTGACTGGTTAACAGTGCATCAGGATCATGATTTTCAGCTTCCGATACTGGCTGACCGCCATTTCATCGCTGTTGATACTGCATCCGGTGAGGATTTAGGCATTAAACAGGATACGTTGCAGCATGAAGGCAGCTATTCCACGTCGATAAACATCCGTATTTCTGGCAACCGCGTTACTGTCTCTGGCAACCCCTCACGCATTAACCGCATTGAAAATCTTTTTGGTTTAACGTCACTTGATCAATGCATCGCTGTTTACAACAAAATTTTAATTCAATACGGCTTACCGCCATTTACTCCATGCACAAAGGTTTGGCATTCGGTGGGGGAGGGTGGTCGTATTAATACCTTCACTGATGGTGCTGTATTCGAAGAGATTCACATCACCAGCAATTTAACAACCGGTACAGTTGTTCATGATATTACCGGCCCGCAATCCGATTTATTTAAAAACCACGATGTTGCTGTCGATACGTTCATCAGAGCGATATCAACACTGCCTTATAAAAATTCAATTCCGCGCTTACACGCTAACGGTAAAACCTGCGATTGGTTAACCAAGAAAGGCACTGGCGGAACGTTAATTTATCCATCCGTGTACAACAAAGCTTACGAACTTGAGTTACACACACTCCCAAAAATCAAGCGCAAATTTGGCGACCAATCTCCCGAGTATCAGTACCTGTTAAACGTTATTGAGTACTGTCATCAGCACGGTGTCGCACGCTTCGAACAGAAATTAAAAAGCGCTTTTATTCGTCGCAATCATTTACGTTTTTATGGCTTATTCAATGCTGTTAAAGGTCATAAATTTTTGCAATCCGTTCACGACGATTTTTTAAACATCCACAATAAATTGCAGGTGGAGCATATGTCATTGGAATCTATCACTGAAAAATTAATTTCAAATGGTATTTGTGAAAATACTAGATCCGCTAATACAACTACGTTGTACGCCATTCAGTGGATGCATGGTCACAAGTTTGATCTTACAAAGACTCAGGTTCAAACCCACCGCGCACGTTTGCGCCAGATCGGTATTGATATCGCGTTGCCTTGCGATTTAACCAAGTTCAGTTTGGTAACCGTTAAATCGGCTACGCAAATTAACGTGGGTCAGTTGCTGATACCTAACTGGTATCGCCGTCCCAATCATTTGCAATTGGCTGCTTAATTTCGTAACGCGCGTTACGAAATTATTTGAGGGTAGGGCAGTGAAAGACAAACGCGACAAAAGCACAGCAGATATTTTTACCGGCCAACGTCCTGTTGGTCGTCCACGTCTCCACCAGTCAAACGCTGACAAACAGCGTTTATATCGTCAACGTAAGAAAGAGGCTTTGTTATGTCAGTAGTTATCGAAATCGCTTCAACGCAAGTGCAAACCCGTTCCGGTACATCACAAAAGGGTAAGCCTTACACCATCAACGAGCAGGCCGCTTATATGCATATCGGCCAGCCGTATCCGGTGCAGATAAAAATCAATTTGGAGAATGGCCAGCCACCGTATCAGCCCGGCAATTACGATTTGCATCCGCAATCATTTTCTGCTGATCGCTTTGGTGGTATTTCAGTTCGCCCGTTGTTGGTTCCTCGTCCTGCTGAGCAACGTCAACAGCCTTCGGTTAAAGCAGGTTAATCATGCAAGACGTAATTTATTTTGCAATTTACCCGGTGCTTATTGTCATCGGTGTTATAGCAGCAAATTACGTCTCAAAGCGTCACAAAGGTAATTGATATGGACGCCGATTTGTTACAACAAATTTTTGATCTTTT is a window encoding:
- a CDS encoding glycoside hydrolase family 15 protein, which translates into the protein MKHTQLLERLYAEVQTVILSKQHPVTGLLPASTAINNHGDYTDAWVRDNVYSIVCVWTLGMAFRHQGEPHKSDELDQSTIKLMRGLLQSMMRQAHKVEAFKLSLDNGDALHAKYDTATGLPVVADDAWGHLQIDATSVFLLMLAQMSASGLRIVCTHDEVDFVQNLVYYIASAYRTPDYGIWERGNKVNNGKTEINASSVGMAKAALQALDGFNLFGKHGDKRAVIHVIADAISLARTTLASLLPRESLSKETDSALLSIIGFPAFAVGKETLATQTRDSVLTKLGGNYGCKRFLWDGHQTVLEESSRIYYEHDELGNFAHVESEWPLFFTYLYITALFDGSEATAKHYRKKLESLMVYVDGIGLLPELYYLPLENIEAEKKSPRSQTRVPNENIPLVWAQSLYLTGLMLDEGLVSSDDLDPLKMRRRSTRFIKSSIALVVLAENETVKQHLAKYGVIAETIQDLKPMGVLSASSLMEAYAHIGENKSLGLSGRPRRRVQSLATSQTYEINNKIYLSLSWLQSEREDYRRYDAQWVIESLIQEIQFIYKNWISSEVAVFTLLIDHRLYKVPNAELLFEVLRDYQLRNKEEYVGYASANLAYRASRVNSLTIPNFHVTSMSNQMQAASVHDDALQSAQLEPEAALLLEKFYTESDIITYRKFSMYIKKHKLTDNIGINGAIITIKDLIRDVYYRSQKVNYWLLARFCFSQLNYTLTDLGDSLTLLAARNLSITVGDNNFTEIKVDQSFSNASYFESVRQLFPDLLERTLVQELISAIGSLIRSEPKLFDGLHSVQLRNFMLLCGMDKGDAEDVSMIEWLGLQSPAKLYKKIRTILTSRKKVFAQGINHVTPYKIHHNENADDENPVLSDAMETDWLEWRTARGLITHFDENFLKDIWHSLMFAEYLVFSNANGQRFTLDCKTTRRSMTPGEESFAHHIDQLTHQLHPAYYKSAMVEALYAYTQFCINNPQMRFQQPLVFREVLERAAERYVNERKTQLMSLGMETDLTVFMQQSPHIVNLYVTLIYAETTQPY
- a CDS encoding DUF1737 domain-containing protein gives rise to the protein MKKVEYKVIVSDKGFEDFEQKVAEKLSQGWKPVGGVAFNHSYPHQALVRVVEATSELQKAPEKTIENNSTPRPLTANEAMKRIDDLT
- a CDS encoding phage/plasmid replication protein; protein product: MFFDWLTVHQDHDFQLPILADRHFIAVDTASGEDLGIKQDTLQHEGSYSTSINIRISGNRVTVSGNPSRINRIENLFGLTSLDQCIAVYNKILIQYGLPPFTPCTKVWHSVGEGGRINTFTDGAVFEEIHITSNLTTGTVVHDITGPQSDLFKNHDVAVDTFIRAISTLPYKNSIPRLHANGKTCDWLTKKGTGGTLIYPSVYNKAYELELHTLPKIKRKFGDQSPEYQYLLNVIEYCHQHGVARFEQKLKSAFIRRNHLRFYGLFNAVKGHKFLQSVHDDFLNIHNKLQVEHMSLESITEKLISNGICENTRSANTTTLYAIQWMHGHKFDLTKTQVQTHRARLRQIGIDIALPCDLTKFSLVTVKSATQINVGQLLIPNWYRRPNHLQLAA
- a CDS encoding single-stranded DNA-binding protein codes for the protein MSVVIEIASTQVQTRSGTSQKGKPYTINEQAAYMHIGQPYPVQIKINLENGQPPYQPGNYDLHPQSFSADRFGGISVRPLLVPRPAEQRQQPSVKAG
- a CDS encoding DUF5455 family protein, which encodes MHYIVIAITFLATFLADIFTRSVGVVFEILTKRILIIASCLTVLAAFVVAFYALILTLVNSISATLPPFFSAAASMVVPDNFITIVSIQITARIARWAYEWNVKVLQWRL
- a CDS encoding zonular occludens toxin domain-containing protein; amino-acid sequence: MSVYIVTGKLGNGKTLVTVGRIGDAIRAGCRVATNLDINLKNMFGRHAKNINLMRIPDKPNIDDLNAIGKGYEGRDYDENKFGILVLDECGTWFNSRNWQDKTRKDVNDWFLHARKLGWHVYIIIQDISMLDSQARDAIGELLVTCKRLDKIRVPFIAPLVKTLTGINLTMPRIHRAKVTYADGLVSDVWVYRGNNLFRCYDTRQSFIQNYPHATHSLLTPWHLYGRHAVEMNWSNIMRITRIYWKRFASPVSLATGLLLGAFAMLLHSQPTVLPQPVNQVNLSSQAPVLPASPAPAKNPFDGSKIYVVGDLSGQLLFQVDLPGGSYIGITEAELVSLGFDVVKLSRGVVKLTFESELIYALPKPSAPMVADRSVTVSGAVGGDN